In Sceloporus undulatus isolate JIND9_A2432 ecotype Alabama chromosome 7, SceUnd_v1.1, whole genome shotgun sequence, one DNA window encodes the following:
- the LOC121937219 gene encoding arylacetamide deacetylase-like 4 codes for MELGSTLWILASYISLLILCWVFAWVLYYDLTRTHLPTEIRQRTKLRCITLLATFLMTLAAGAEKIGICNRYKIWRLALNGIPPLTKSGLVIKDLLFDGVPVRVYWPKTKAAGNRRGVIYIPGGVGLLGSRAAYERVCRYIARESDSVVVSVGYRLAPEHLYPLPVLDCCTVATHFLKNALDYGVDPSHITIGGDSSGATFAAAVCQRLTARKDLPRLRGQVLLYPFLQALDFNLPSYQQNHLVPPLFKKRAVKLGLMYLTGKYENMDRIMKNAHVPKDLWSKYRKWISADHIPEEFKARGYVPFEPPPFCEDLHAICKKGFDPMFSPLLAEDEAIRRLPKTFILTCEYDVVRDDGLLYKKRLEDNGVPVTWHHVKDGFHGIVFFIDYGPFEFQSSRSSLKHLTHFLEGL; via the exons ATGGAGTTGGGTTCCACTCTATGGATACTGGCCTCATATATCAGCCTTTTGATTCTGTGTTGGGTGTTTGCCTGGGTGCTGTATTATGACCTGACCAGGACACACCTTCCAACAGAAATTAGGCAGCGTACAAAACTGCGGTGTATTACCTTGCTTGCGACTTTTCTGATGACCCTG GCGGCAGGGGCTGAGAAAATTGGCATTTGCAATCGGTACAAAATCTGGAGGCTGGCGTTGAATGGCATCCCGCCATTGACCAAGTCCGGACTGGTCATTAAGGATCTCCTTTTCGATGGGGTTCCAGTAAGGGTTTATTGGCCCAAAACCAAAGCCGCCGGGAACAGGAGAGGAGTAATCTATATTCCCGGAGGAGTTGGCCTCCTGGGAAGCAGAG cAGCGTACGAAAGGGTGTGCCGCTACATCGCCCGAGAAAGTGATTCGGTGGTTGTAAGTGTTGG GTATCGCTTGGCTCCTGAGCATCTGTATCCGCTTCCGGTACTAGACTGTTGCACCGTTGCAACCCATTTTTTGAAGAACGCATTGGACTATGGGGTGGACCCCAGCCACATTACCATTGGTGGGGATAGTAGCGGAGCCACATTTGCTGCCGCCGTCTGCCAACGTCTTACGGCCAGGAAGGATCTCCCAAGGCTCCGAGGTCAGGTCCTGCTCTACCCGTTCCTGCAAGCGTTGGACTTCAATCTGCCTTCCTATCAGCAAAACCATTTGGTTCCCCCTCTGTTTAAGAAAAGGGCTGTCAAACTTGGCTTGATGTACCTGACCGGGAAGTATGAGAACATGGACCGGATTATGAAGAACGCCCATGTTCCCAAGGATTTGTGGTCCAAGTATCGGAAATGGATTAGCGCTGACCACATCCCGGAGGAATTCAAGGCCAGGGGCTACGTGCCGTTTGAGCCGCCTCCGTTTTGCGAAGACCTCCATGCGATTTGCAAAAAGGGCTTTGACCCTATGTTTTCCCCGCTTCTAGCTGAAGACGAGGCGATCCGCAGACTCCCCAAGACTTTCATATTAACATGCGAATATGATGTTGTCCGGGATGATGGGTTATTGTACAAGAAACGTCTAGAGGACAACGGTGTGCCGGTGACGTGGCATCATGTGAAGGACGGGTTTCATGGAATAGTATTCTTTATCGACTATGGCCCCTTTGAATTCCAAAGCTCCCGGAGCAGTTTGAAACATCTGACGCACTTCTTAGAAGGTTTATAG